Proteins encoded by one window of Halomonas sp. Bachu 37:
- the ppc gene encoding phosphoenolpyruvate carboxylase, producing MSHDLHESLRDNVRILGDSLGRTIADDLGQGFVDKIETIRAHAKQGRQGDALEQRALIEYLRQLPEGDLLPVTRAFNQFLNLANIAEQHYRARFRRVEDYKPGSQPVLGELLERARQAGNSPRTLVETLANMRVELVLTAHPTEVIRRTLIQKYDAIDDCLSAIENSDDYPERGTRAKGRLEELISQAWHTDEIRHERPTPVDEAKWGFAVIENSLWQAVPDFHRDLDNLLLKTAGERLPLDAAPIRYASWMGGDRDGNPNVTSRVTREVLLLGRWMAADLYLRDLEQLKTELSMWKANSALKAEVGEVTEPYRELLKRLLTRIEATRDWAKARLDGRSFEGGPIIETRDQLYAPLLTCYRSLCDVGLDTIANGALLDTLRRVAVFGVTLTKLDLRQEASRHAQVIEELTSALELGNYQQWDEAQRQKFLLAELESRRPLIPRRWECSAESREVLDTFKVIAQEQPEALGTYIISMAAQPSDVLTVALLMKEVGGRVSLPIAPLFETLADLNHAGDVVDQLLSLPGYRAVAGTGQEVMIGYSDSAKDAGQLAAAWAQYRAQESLVEVCRSHGVDLTLFHGRGGTVGRGGGPAHAAILSQPPGSVNGSLRVTEQGEMIRFKFGQPDIALRSMEIYACAVLEATLLPPPAPEPQWRDEMDRLSEVAHQAYTSVVRKDPDFVPYFRSVTPEGALGRLPLGSRPTKRRQDGGVETLRAIPWIFAWTQIRLMLPAWLGSGEAFARRLEEEGGREVLQQMRNQWPFFGTYLDMLEMLLAKADVSIAAYYEHRLVDEPSLKALGQQLRDRFTRLEQVLLEVLQQDELLENTPLIRQAIEVRNPYIDPLHGLQAELLQRNRDADGAISADLSRALMVTMAGIAAGLRNTG from the coding sequence ATGAGTCATGATCTACATGAATCGCTGCGCGATAACGTCCGTATCCTGGGAGACAGCCTGGGGCGCACCATCGCCGATGATCTAGGCCAGGGCTTCGTCGACAAGATCGAGACCATCCGCGCGCATGCCAAGCAGGGGCGCCAGGGCGATGCCTTGGAGCAGCGGGCGTTGATCGAGTATCTGCGCCAGTTACCCGAAGGCGATCTATTGCCCGTCACCCGTGCCTTCAATCAGTTTCTCAACCTGGCTAACATCGCCGAACAGCATTATCGTGCCCGCTTTCGCCGGGTCGAGGACTACAAGCCCGGCTCCCAGCCGGTTCTGGGCGAGTTGCTCGAGCGCGCCCGCCAGGCGGGAAATTCGCCACGGACGTTAGTCGAGACGCTGGCCAACATGCGGGTGGAACTGGTGCTGACCGCGCATCCCACGGAAGTCATCCGGCGTACCCTGATCCAGAAATACGATGCCATCGACGACTGCCTTTCGGCGATCGAGAATTCCGATGACTATCCCGAACGCGGCACTCGTGCCAAGGGTCGCCTGGAAGAGCTGATCAGTCAGGCCTGGCATACCGACGAGATTCGCCACGAGCGGCCGACTCCGGTGGATGAAGCCAAGTGGGGATTCGCCGTGATCGAGAACTCGCTGTGGCAAGCGGTACCCGATTTCCACCGTGACCTGGATAACCTGCTGCTGAAAACCGCCGGGGAGCGCTTGCCGCTGGATGCCGCCCCCATTCGTTATGCCTCCTGGATGGGCGGTGACCGCGACGGCAACCCCAATGTCACCTCGCGGGTCACTCGGGAAGTCCTGCTGCTGGGCCGCTGGATGGCTGCCGACCTGTATCTGCGTGACCTTGAGCAGCTCAAGACCGAGCTTTCCATGTGGAAGGCCAATAGCGCCCTGAAGGCGGAAGTCGGTGAAGTCACCGAGCCCTATCGGGAGCTGCTAAAGCGTTTGTTGACTCGAATCGAGGCAACTCGGGATTGGGCCAAGGCGCGCCTGGATGGGCGTAGTTTCGAAGGCGGGCCGATCATCGAGACTCGCGACCAACTGTACGCGCCACTGCTGACCTGCTATCGCTCGCTGTGCGATGTCGGCTTGGATACCATTGCCAATGGCGCCTTGTTGGATACGTTGCGCCGGGTCGCGGTATTCGGCGTCACCCTGACCAAGCTCGACTTGCGCCAGGAAGCCAGCCGCCATGCGCAAGTGATAGAGGAGCTGACCAGCGCCCTCGAGCTCGGCAACTACCAGCAGTGGGATGAAGCGCAGCGCCAGAAATTCCTGCTTGCCGAGCTTGAATCCCGGCGGCCCTTGATTCCGCGGCGTTGGGAGTGTTCGGCTGAGTCCCGTGAGGTACTGGATACCTTCAAGGTTATCGCTCAGGAGCAGCCCGAGGCGCTGGGTACCTATATTATTTCCATGGCCGCGCAGCCATCCGATGTGCTCACCGTGGCGCTGTTGATGAAGGAAGTCGGCGGGCGGGTTTCGCTGCCCATCGCGCCACTGTTCGAGACCCTGGCCGACCTGAACCATGCCGGTGACGTCGTGGACCAGTTATTGTCGCTGCCCGGCTATCGCGCCGTGGCGGGCACGGGCCAGGAAGTGATGATCGGCTATTCCGACTCGGCCAAGGATGCCGGCCAGTTGGCGGCTGCCTGGGCGCAGTATCGCGCCCAGGAGTCACTGGTGGAGGTATGTCGCAGTCATGGTGTCGATCTGACCCTGTTCCATGGCCGGGGTGGCACGGTCGGCCGCGGCGGTGGCCCGGCGCATGCGGCGATTCTCTCCCAGCCTCCCGGCTCGGTGAATGGCAGCCTGCGGGTCACCGAGCAGGGCGAGATGATTCGTTTCAAGTTCGGCCAGCCGGATATTGCCCTGCGCTCCATGGAAATCTACGCCTGTGCGGTGCTCGAAGCCACGCTGCTGCCACCCCCGGCACCCGAGCCGCAGTGGCGCGATGAGATGGACCGTCTGTCCGAGGTGGCTCATCAGGCTTATACCAGTGTGGTGAGAAAAGATCCGGACTTCGTTCCCTATTTCCGCTCCGTGACCCCCGAAGGCGCGCTGGGTCGCTTGCCGCTCGGGTCGCGTCCCACCAAGCGGCGCCAGGATGGTGGAGTGGAAACCCTGCGAGCGATTCCCTGGATATTCGCCTGGACGCAGATTCGCCTGATGCTGCCGGCCTGGCTGGGCAGTGGCGAGGCCTTTGCCCGGCGCCTGGAAGAGGAAGGCGGCCGTGAAGTGCTTCAGCAGATGCGCAACCAGTGGCCTTTCTTCGGCACTTATCTGGACATGCTGGAAATGCTGCTGGCCAAGGCGGACGTGAGCATTGCCGCCTACTATGAGCATCGCCTGGTGGACGAGCCTTCACTCAAGGCACTGGGGCAGCAGCTTCGCGACCGCTTCACACGTCTCGAACAGGTGCTGCTGGAAGTACTGCAGCAGGACGAGTTGCTGGAAAACACGCCATTGATTCGCCAGGCGATCGAGGTGCGCAACCCCTATATCGACCCGCTCCACGGTCTGCAGGCTGAGCTTTTGCAGCGTAACCGCGATGCCGATGGTGCCATCAGCGCCGATCTTTCCCGCGCATTGATGGTAACGATGGCGGGGATCGCCGCGGGCCTGCGCAATACAGGCTAG
- the mazG gene encoding nucleoside triphosphate pyrophosphohydrolase encodes MREDLEAGAGRAGLSETRFELQDLLELMAVLRDPQQGCPWDIKQDWDSIVPHTLEEAYEVADAIERRAFDELPGELGDLLFQVVYYSQFGAEEQRFDFHDVVHTLTAKMLRRHPHVFPQGTLESRRPPGTDADKVQEQQVNRRWESLKASERAQREAHSILDDVPRNLPSLSRATKLSKRAARVGFDWPDVEGVIAKIREELAEVEEALAENDQEHAREEIGDLLFAVTNLARTLKADPEQCLRATNSKFERRFRFVEARVHEQGMALNEIDLATLERHWQAAKAEPN; translated from the coding sequence ATGAGAGAAGATCTAGAGGCTGGGGCAGGGCGCGCCGGTTTGTCCGAGACCCGTTTCGAACTTCAGGATCTTCTGGAGCTCATGGCCGTGCTGCGCGATCCCCAGCAGGGCTGCCCTTGGGATATAAAGCAGGATTGGGATTCGATAGTGCCGCACACGCTGGAAGAAGCCTATGAAGTCGCCGATGCCATCGAGCGGCGGGCCTTCGATGAGCTTCCCGGTGAGCTCGGCGACCTGCTGTTTCAGGTGGTCTATTACAGCCAGTTCGGCGCCGAGGAGCAGCGCTTCGACTTCCACGACGTGGTACATACCCTGACCGCCAAGATGCTGCGCCGCCATCCGCACGTCTTTCCGCAAGGCACACTCGAATCGCGCCGTCCGCCCGGCACCGATGCCGACAAGGTACAGGAGCAGCAGGTCAATCGCCGCTGGGAAAGCCTCAAGGCTTCCGAGCGGGCCCAGCGCGAGGCGCACTCCATCCTCGATGATGTGCCGCGCAACCTGCCGTCACTGTCGCGGGCGACCAAGCTCTCCAAGCGCGCCGCCCGCGTGGGGTTCGACTGGCCTGACGTGGAAGGTGTGATCGCCAAGATACGCGAGGAGCTGGCGGAAGTGGAGGAGGCGCTGGCGGAGAACGACCAGGAGCATGCCCGCGAAGAAATCGGTGATCTGCTATTTGCCGTGACCAATCTTGCGCGTACGCTTAAGGCAGATCCGGAACAGTGCCTGCGGGCCACCAACAGCAAGTTCGAACGCCGTTTTCGTTTTGTCGAAGCCCGGGTGCATGAGCAGGGTATGGCCCTGAATGAAATCGACCTCGCCACCCTGGAGCGTCACTGGCAAGCGGCTAAAGCCGAACCTAATTGA
- a CDS encoding DUF924 family protein, with translation MSADAQAVLQFWFAELTPAQWFKKDAEMDRAITRRFATVHVQATRCECYRWRRSAHGRLAEIIVLDQFSRNMYREDPRAFASDALALTLAQEAVALGVDVELAAQERVFLYMPYMHSESPVIHEEAIQLFDQPGLEENLGYEVRHKAIIDRFGRYPHRNALMGRSSSDEEIDFLKQPGSSF, from the coding sequence ATGTCTGCAGATGCTCAAGCGGTGCTTCAGTTCTGGTTTGCCGAGCTGACGCCCGCGCAGTGGTTCAAGAAAGATGCCGAGATGGATCGTGCCATCACTCGGCGGTTCGCTACGGTGCATGTCCAGGCAACACGGTGCGAATGCTATCGATGGCGGCGCAGCGCCCACGGGCGGTTGGCGGAGATCATCGTGCTGGACCAGTTTTCGCGCAACATGTACCGCGAAGACCCCCGCGCCTTCGCCAGCGATGCGCTGGCTCTCACCCTTGCCCAGGAAGCGGTTGCACTGGGTGTCGACGTCGAGCTTGCCGCACAAGAGCGGGTTTTTCTCTACATGCCTTACATGCATAGCGAGTCGCCAGTGATTCATGAGGAGGCGATACAGCTCTTCGATCAGCCGGGGCTGGAGGAAAATCTGGGGTACGAAGTGCGCCACAAGGCAATCATCGACCGCTTCGGCCGTTATCCCCACCGCAATGCGTTAATGGGGCGGTCCTCCTCGGACGAAGAAATCGACTTTCTAAAGCAGCCCGGCTCCTCTTTTTAA